The following proteins are encoded in a genomic region of Zea mays cultivar B73 chromosome 9, Zm-B73-REFERENCE-NAM-5.0, whole genome shotgun sequence:
- the LOC103639775 gene encoding uncharacterized protein — MLAPPVPEMSMETKHGGHEEESAMLPCVAFASEHGYKFFSLAHMRMLNSADVRPMPPVLGRRLVPSPYGGMVLATDVCYRHPCHLVDPFTGSRAPLPDLPIPFSEKDPVGCLSDEPRLRCARVTDDGLAWDWSPRGVMVARGDTTFFCEHGGERWMPVLQSKLGSPMTVNYRDGLFFVLELRTLKTTIIDAGTLQARTKIPAPPGFGDVDYAYLAPSTDDAILLVHRAGDSDGVVFTKAYRARHRDSQRPPRWRPVLDIGDRAVFVDGAHGFTVTADPTGAKANRVYVILAHQLTHPCGRLAVAYDVGFTDLTRPERMGRLNLNTGEVEPMWGRPHWIIPRNESGRR, encoded by the coding sequence ATGCTCGCGCCGCCTGTACCTGAGATGAGCATGGAGACGAAGCATGGTGGCCACGAAGAGGAATCGGCGATGCTCCCGTGCGTCGCGTTCGCATCGGAGCACGGTTACAAGTTCTTCTCCCTCGCCCACATGCGCATGCTTAACAGCGCCGACGTGCGGCCAATGCCTCCGGTGCTCGGCCGCCGGCTCGTGCCGTCTCCGTACGGCGGGATGGTGCTAGCCACGGATGTGTGCTACAGGCACCCGTGCCACCTCGTCGACCCCTTCACCGGCTCGCGCGCACCGCTGCCGGACCTGCCCATCCCCTTCTCGGAGAAGGACCCGGTCGGGTGTCTCAGCGACGAGCCACGTCTGCGCTGCGCGCGCGTCACCGACGACGGGTTGGCGTGGGACTGGTCCCCGCGAGGCGTCATGGTGGCCCGCGGCGACACGACCTTCTTCTGCGAGCACGGCGGCGAGCGGTGGATGCCGGTGCTCCAGTCAAAGCTCGGCTCGCCCATGACCGTCAACTACCGCGACGGGCTCTTCTTCGTCCTCGAGCTGCGCACGCTGAAAACTACAATCATCGACGCCGGCACGCTGCAGGCCCGCACGAAGATCCCTGCGCCGCCGGGCTTCGGCGACGTCGACTACGCCTACCTAGCGCCATCTACGGACGACGCGATTCTCCTGGTGCACCGCGCCGGGGACAGCGACGGCGTGGTCTTTACCAAAGCGTACCGCGCGCGGCACAGGGACAGCCAGAGGCCGCCGAGGTGGAGGCCAGTGCTCGACATCGGTGACCGCGCGGTGTTCGTCGACGGCGCGCATGGGTTCACAGTCACCGCCGACCCGACGGGAGCGAAGGCGAACCGCGTGTACGTGATCCTTGCCCATCAGCTGACGCACCCATGTGGGCGTCTGGCCGTCGCATACGACGTCGGCTTCACAGACCTTACGAGGCCAGAGCGCATGGGGCGGCTGAATCTAAACACCGGCGAGGTTGAGCCAATGTGGGGCCGTCCGCACTGGATCATACCTAGGAATGAATCGGGTCGTCGTTAA